A window of the Pseudomonas sp. B21_DOA genome harbors these coding sequences:
- a CDS encoding GntR family transcriptional regulator, which translates to MKRQPLDDSFKVNRNPVTLREIVLDKLRSAIMNFQLMPGDRLVERDLCDRLGVSRTSVREALRHLESEGLVEFADAKGPRVAIITLDDAVDIYELRCVLEGLIVQLFTLRAKAKDIKALEKALDDNRKALKDGELQQVIDSVQGFYDVLLEGSGNHVAATQLRQLQARISYLRATSVSQENRRGASNHEMEKMVEAIKSGDPLAAHQACVDHVRAAAAVALDYLKRKQEETGVAVKGTPAITLPIALKEPRIGQ; encoded by the coding sequence ATGAAACGCCAGCCACTCGACGACAGCTTCAAGGTCAATCGCAACCCCGTTACCCTGCGCGAAATCGTGCTGGACAAACTGCGTAGCGCGATCATGAATTTCCAGCTCATGCCAGGGGATCGTTTGGTCGAACGCGACCTGTGCGATCGCCTCGGTGTCAGCCGCACCTCGGTGCGCGAAGCCTTGCGTCACCTTGAATCCGAAGGCCTGGTGGAATTCGCCGACGCCAAAGGCCCGCGCGTAGCCATCATCACCCTTGACGACGCTGTCGATATCTACGAACTGCGTTGCGTGCTCGAAGGCCTGATCGTGCAGCTGTTCACCCTGCGCGCCAAAGCCAAGGACATCAAAGCTTTGGAAAAAGCCCTCGATGACAACCGCAAGGCGCTCAAGGACGGCGAGTTGCAACAGGTGATCGACTCGGTGCAGGGTTTCTACGACGTGTTGCTCGAAGGCTCGGGCAACCATGTCGCCGCCACGCAATTGCGCCAGTTGCAGGCGCGCATCAGCTATCTGCGCGCGACCTCGGTCTCCCAGGAAAACCGACGCGGCGCGAGTAATCACGAGATGGAAAAAATGGTCGAGGCGATCAAGAGCGGTGATCCGCTGGCGGCGCATCAGGCCTGCGTCGATCACGTCCGCGCGGCGGCTGCCGTGGCCCTCGACTACCTCAAGCGCAAGCAGGAAGAAACCGGCGTCGCCGTCAAAGGCACTCCGGCGATCACCCTGCCGATCGCGCTGAAAGAACCCCGCATAGGTCAATGA
- a CDS encoding NUDIX hydrolase, whose amino-acid sequence MFSPSFCPKCGGPDLGQQTPPGDTHERLMCRGCGYIHYVNPKIIAGCIIEQDGKYLLCQRAIPPRPGTWTLPAGFMESGETTEQAALREVWEESGVRAEIVSPYSIFSVPKISEVYIIFRAIALEITGQYGPETMDYKFFAPEEIPWEQIYYPAIRQILERYIEERQAGVYGIYMGNDDSGKIHFMR is encoded by the coding sequence ATGTTCAGCCCGAGCTTTTGCCCGAAATGCGGTGGCCCTGACCTCGGTCAGCAGACGCCGCCGGGTGATACGCACGAGCGCCTGATGTGCCGCGGCTGCGGCTATATCCACTACGTCAATCCGAAGATCATTGCCGGCTGCATCATCGAGCAGGACGGCAAATACCTCCTGTGCCAACGGGCGATCCCACCACGCCCGGGCACCTGGACGCTGCCGGCCGGGTTCATGGAAAGCGGTGAAACCACCGAGCAGGCGGCGCTGCGCGAAGTCTGGGAAGAAAGCGGCGTGCGCGCGGAAATCGTCTCGCCGTATTCGATTTTCAGCGTGCCGAAGATCAGCGAGGTGTACATCATCTTCCGCGCCATCGCCCTCGAGATTACCGGGCAGTACGGGCCGGAGACCATGGATTACAAGTTCTTCGCCCCGGAAGAGATTCCGTGGGAGCAGATCTACTACCCGGCGATCCGGCAGATCCTCGAGCGCTATATCGAAGAGCGCCAGGCCGGGGTTTACGGGATTTACATGGGTAATGATGACAGCGGCAAGATCCATTTCATGCGCTAA
- a CDS encoding DUF1330 domain-containing protein — MKAYWIAHVDIADAEHYSQYTQRTSQAIAAFGGKFVARGGRSEALEGRETPQRTVIIEFESYETAVACYRSAAYQEAKSYREEWARAEIIIVEGVAPI; from the coding sequence ATGAAGGCGTACTGGATTGCACATGTGGATATAGCCGATGCCGAGCACTACAGCCAATACACCCAGCGCACCTCGCAGGCGATTGCCGCATTCGGCGGCAAGTTTGTCGCCAGAGGCGGGCGCAGCGAGGCGCTGGAAGGACGGGAGACGCCACAGCGCACGGTGATCATCGAGTTTGAAAGCTACGAAACAGCCGTGGCGTGCTACCGCTCGGCGGCGTATCAGGAGGCGAAGAGTTACCGCGAGGAATGGGCGAGGGCGGAGATCATCATCGTTGAGGGCGTTGCCCCGATTTAA
- a CDS encoding bifunctional 3,4-dihydroxy-2-butanone-4-phosphate synthase/GTP cyclohydrolase II, whose product MAFNSIEEIIEDYRLGKMVLLVDDEDRENEGDLLLAADRCTPEAISFMAREARGLICLTLTDEHCQRLGLEQMVPANGSVFSTAFTVSIEAAVGVTTGISAADRACTVAAAVAPNARAEDLVQPGHIFPLRAKEGGVLTRAGHTEAGCDLARLAGFTPASVIVEVMNDDGTMARRPDLEQFARKHGIKIGTIADLIHYRLSTEHTIERIGERELPTVHGTFRLITFEDRIEGGVHMAMVMGDLRREEPTLVRVHVIDPLRDLVGAEYSGPTNWTLWAALQRVAAEGHGVVVVLANHESSQALLERVPQLTQPPRQFSRSQSRIYSEVGTGAQILQNLGVGKLRHLGPPLKYAGLTGYDLEVVESIPFSE is encoded by the coding sequence ATGGCCTTCAACAGCATCGAAGAAATCATCGAAGATTATCGCCTCGGCAAAATGGTCCTGCTGGTCGATGACGAAGACCGCGAGAACGAAGGCGACCTGCTGCTGGCCGCCGACCGCTGCACGCCGGAGGCTATCAGCTTCATGGCCCGCGAGGCACGTGGGCTGATCTGCCTGACCCTGACCGATGAACATTGTCAGCGCCTGGGTCTGGAGCAAATGGTGCCTGCCAACGGCAGTGTATTCAGCACTGCATTTACCGTGTCGATCGAAGCGGCAGTTGGCGTGACCACCGGCATTTCCGCGGCAGACCGGGCCTGCACCGTTGCCGCTGCTGTCGCGCCGAATGCCCGCGCCGAAGACCTGGTGCAGCCCGGCCACATCTTCCCGCTGCGCGCCAAGGAAGGTGGCGTGCTCACCCGCGCCGGGCATACCGAGGCCGGTTGCGATCTGGCGCGCCTGGCCGGTTTCACCCCGGCCTCGGTGATCGTCGAAGTCATGAACGACGACGGCACCATGGCGCGCCGCCCGGATCTGGAGCAGTTCGCGCGCAAGCACGGGATCAAGATCGGCACCATCGCGGACCTGATCCACTACCGCCTGAGCACCGAGCACACCATCGAACGCATCGGTGAACGAGAGCTGCCGACGGTGCATGGCACCTTCCGTTTGATCACTTTCGAGGATCGCATCGAAGGCGGCGTGCACATGGCGATGGTCATGGGCGACTTGCGTCGTGAAGAGCCGACACTGGTGCGCGTGCACGTGATCGATCCGCTGCGCGATCTGGTCGGTGCCGAGTACAGCGGGCCGACGAACTGGACGCTGTGGGCGGCGCTGCAACGGGTCGCGGCGGAAGGTCATGGGGTTGTGGTGGTGCTGGCCAATCATGAATCGTCGCAGGCGTTGCTTGAGCGCGTGCCGCAGCTGACCCAGCCGCCACGGCAGTTCAGCCGCTCGCAGTCGCGGATTTATTCCGAGGTCGGGACGGGGGCGCAGATTCTGCAGAACCTTGGGGTGGGCAAGCTGCGGCATCTGGGGCCGCCGCTGAAATATGCGGGGTTGACCGGGTATGACCTTGAGGTGGTTGAAAGCATTCCCTTCAGCGAATAA
- a CDS encoding ABC transporter substrate-binding protein, with protein MVLNKAATAIFFAGLLSVTGQAAMAAESVNFVSWGGSTQDAQKQAWADPFSKASGITVVQDGPTDYGKLKAMVESGNVQWDVVDVEADFALRAAAEGLLEPLDFKVIQRDKIDPRFVNDHGVGSFFFSFVLGYNEGKLGANKPQDWSALFDTKTYPGKRALYKWPSPGVLELALLADGVAADKLYPLDLDRAFKKLDTIKKDIVWWGGGAQSQQLLASGEASMGQFWNGRVHALQEDGAPVGVSWKQNLVMADILVIPKGSKNKDAAMKFLANASSAKGQADFSNLTAYAPVNLDSVERLDSTLAPNLPTAYAKDQITLDFAYWAKNGPAIATRWNEWLVK; from the coding sequence ATGGTGTTGAACAAAGCTGCAACCGCGATCTTTTTCGCGGGACTGCTCAGCGTTACCGGCCAGGCTGCAATGGCTGCCGAAAGCGTGAATTTTGTCAGCTGGGGCGGTAGCACCCAGGATGCGCAGAAACAGGCCTGGGCCGATCCGTTCAGCAAGGCCAGCGGCATCACCGTCGTTCAAGACGGGCCGACCGACTACGGCAAACTCAAGGCCATGGTCGAAAGCGGCAACGTGCAGTGGGACGTGGTCGATGTCGAAGCCGATTTTGCCCTGCGCGCCGCTGCCGAAGGCCTGCTCGAACCGCTCGACTTCAAAGTGATCCAGCGCGACAAGATCGATCCGCGCTTCGTCAACGATCACGGGGTCGGTTCGTTCTTCTTCTCCTTTGTCCTCGGCTACAACGAAGGCAAGCTCGGCGCCAACAAGCCGCAGGACTGGAGCGCGCTGTTCGACACCAAGACCTACCCCGGCAAACGCGCCCTGTACAAATGGCCAAGCCCCGGCGTGCTCGAACTGGCGCTGCTGGCCGACGGCGTTGCGGCTGACAAGCTCTACCCGCTGGATCTTGATCGCGCCTTCAAGAAACTCGACACCATCAAGAAAGACATCGTCTGGTGGGGCGGCGGCGCGCAGTCGCAGCAACTGCTGGCGTCCGGCGAAGCGAGCATGGGCCAGTTCTGGAACGGTCGCGTGCACGCCTTGCAGGAAGACGGCGCACCGGTGGGCGTGAGCTGGAAACAGAACCTGGTCATGGCCGACATTCTGGTCATTCCAAAAGGCTCGAAAAACAAGGACGCGGCGATGAAGTTCCTCGCCAATGCCAGCAGCGCCAAAGGCCAGGCCGACTTCTCCAACCTGACCGCCTACGCGCCGGTCAACCTCGACAGTGTGGAGCGTCTGGATTCGACGCTGGCGCCCAACCTGCCGACGGCTTACGCCAAGGATCAGATCACCCTTGATTTCGCTTACTGGGCCAAGAACGGTCCGGCTATCGCGACACGGTGGAACGAATGGCTGGTCAAATGA
- a CDS encoding ABC transporter permease: MKIAATAPRPSTATGSAAGAAGSALKQRWRGAGNLVPALLFLGLFFLAPLIGLLLRGVLEPVPGLGNYEQLFANSAYARVLLNTFSVAGLVTLFSLLLGFPLAWAITLVPRGWGRWILNIVLLSMWTSLLARTYSWLVLLQASGVINKALMAMGIIDQPLEMVHNLTGVVIGMSYIMIPFIVLPLQATMQAIDPMILQAGSICGASPWTNFFRVFLPLCRPGLASGGLMVFVMSLGYYVTPALLGGAQNMMLPEFIIQQVQSFLNWGLASAGAALLIAITLVLFYFYLKLQPESPVGASNAR; this comes from the coding sequence ATGAAAATCGCGGCCACTGCGCCCCGTCCCTCCACGGCCACCGGGAGCGCCGCCGGCGCTGCCGGTTCGGCCCTCAAGCAACGCTGGCGCGGCGCCGGCAACCTCGTCCCTGCGCTGCTGTTCCTCGGCCTGTTCTTTCTGGCGCCGTTGATTGGCCTGCTGCTGCGCGGTGTGCTGGAACCTGTGCCTGGCCTTGGCAACTACGAACAACTGTTCGCCAATTCGGCCTATGCGCGGGTGCTGCTCAACACCTTTTCGGTGGCCGGGCTGGTGACGTTGTTCAGTCTGCTGCTGGGCTTTCCGCTGGCCTGGGCGATCACCTTGGTGCCGCGCGGCTGGGGGCGCTGGATCCTCAACATCGTCCTGCTGTCGATGTGGACCAGCCTGCTCGCCCGCACTTATTCTTGGCTGGTGCTGCTGCAAGCCTCGGGCGTGATTAACAAGGCCTTGATGGCGATGGGCATCATCGATCAACCGCTGGAGATGGTGCACAACCTCACCGGCGTGGTGATCGGCATGAGTTACATCATGATCCCGTTCATCGTGCTGCCGTTGCAGGCGACCATGCAGGCTATCGACCCGATGATCCTGCAGGCCGGCTCGATCTGCGGCGCCAGTCCGTGGACCAACTTCTTCCGGGTGTTCCTGCCGCTGTGCCGGCCGGGCCTGGCCTCAGGGGGTTTGATGGTGTTCGTGATGTCGCTCGGTTACTACGTCACCCCCGCTTTGCTGGGCGGGGCGCAGAACATGATGCTGCCGGAGTTCATCATTCAGCAGGTGCAATCGTTCCTCAACTGGGGCCTGGCCAGTGCCGGCGCCGCGTTGTTGATCGCAATCACCTTGGTGCTGTTCTACTTCTACCTGAAGCTTCAACCGGAATCCCCGGTTGGCGCCAGTAACGCGAGGTAA
- a CDS encoding ABC transporter permease, producing the protein MLLTPNAMSRRMRFGLYATTGLIGLFLLLPIVFIVLLSFGSSQWLVFPPPGWTLKWYGQFFSNPDWMNAAAASLKVAVLTTICAVALGLPTAFALVRGRFPGREMLYGLFTLPMIVPLVIIAVAVYALFLKLGYTGTMFAFVVSHVIVALPFTIISIINSLKLFDQSIEDAAVICGASRLQAVFKVTFPAIRPGMVAGALFAFLVSWDEVVLSVMMASPTLQTLPVKMWTTLRQDLTPVIAVASTLLIGLSVLVMVIAAALRRRNEISA; encoded by the coding sequence ATGCTCCTGACCCCCAATGCCATGAGCCGGCGCATGCGTTTCGGCCTCTACGCCACTACTGGACTGATCGGTCTGTTCCTGCTGTTGCCGATCGTGTTCATCGTGCTGCTGTCGTTCGGCTCCTCGCAGTGGCTGGTGTTCCCGCCACCGGGCTGGACGCTGAAATGGTACGGCCAGTTCTTCTCCAACCCCGACTGGATGAACGCCGCTGCCGCCAGCCTCAAGGTCGCCGTGCTGACCACGATCTGCGCCGTGGCCCTCGGTTTGCCGACCGCGTTTGCGCTGGTACGCGGGCGCTTTCCCGGCCGCGAGATGCTCTACGGCCTGTTCACCCTGCCGATGATCGTGCCGCTGGTGATCATCGCCGTGGCGGTCTACGCGCTGTTCCTCAAGCTCGGTTATACCGGGACGATGTTCGCCTTCGTCGTCAGCCATGTGATCGTCGCGCTGCCGTTCACCATCATCTCGATCATCAACTCGCTGAAGCTGTTCGATCAGTCGATTGAAGACGCTGCAGTGATCTGCGGTGCCTCGCGCCTGCAAGCGGTGTTCAAGGTGACGTTTCCGGCGATCCGCCCGGGCATGGTCGCCGGCGCCCTCTTCGCCTTTCTCGTTTCGTGGGACGAAGTGGTGCTCAGCGTGATGATGGCCAGCCCGACCCTGCAAACCCTTCCCGTGAAAATGTGGACCACCCTGCGCCAGGACCTGACCCCGGTGATCGCCGTCGCTTCGACGCTGCTGATCGGCCTGTCGGTATTGGTCATGGTGATCGCCGCCGCCCTGCGCCGGCGCAATGAAATCAGCGCCTGA
- a CDS encoding ABC transporter ATP-binding protein, translating into MSAVIKDASQQNDKPLVSLRNLNKHYGDFAAVDNISLDIKDGEFLTFLGSSGSGKSTTLSMLAGFETPSSGEILVNGQSLVNVPPHKRDIGMVFQRYSLFPHLSVRDNIAFPLAIRKLAAAERDKRVDVMLKLVQLEQFAHRRPSQLSGGQQQRVAIARALVYEPRILLMDEPLGALDKKLREDLQDELRQLHRRLGITIVYVTHDQEEAMRLSQRIAIFSHGKIVGLGSGYDLYQNPPNAFVASFLGNSNFLKLKAQSNAAASFEGQSLSIRLTAGLHTDQDVLLMVRPEKAVALSVQQASDEPLAAGWNEVSANVVEVLFLGESQTCSVVTAGGTSMTVKALSAAGMPLKAGDPVRVRWATADACVYTEWTESDLNKAAGAH; encoded by the coding sequence ATGAGTGCCGTGATCAAAGACGCATCCCAGCAGAACGACAAACCCCTGGTCAGCCTGCGCAACCTGAACAAGCACTACGGCGATTTCGCTGCCGTCGACAACATCTCGCTGGACATCAAGGACGGTGAATTCCTCACCTTCCTCGGCTCCAGCGGCTCGGGCAAAAGCACCACGCTGTCGATGCTCGCCGGGTTCGAAACCCCGAGCAGCGGCGAGATCCTCGTCAACGGCCAGTCGCTGGTCAATGTGCCGCCGCACAAGCGCGACATCGGCATGGTCTTCCAGCGCTATTCGCTGTTCCCGCATCTGTCGGTGCGTGACAACATCGCTTTCCCTTTGGCGATTCGCAAACTGGCGGCGGCCGAGCGCGACAAACGCGTCGACGTCATGCTGAAACTGGTGCAGCTGGAACAGTTCGCCCATCGCCGCCCTTCGCAACTCTCTGGTGGTCAGCAACAACGTGTCGCCATCGCCCGGGCGCTGGTTTACGAGCCGCGCATTCTGTTGATGGACGAACCACTCGGTGCGCTGGATAAAAAACTGCGCGAAGACCTGCAAGACGAACTGCGCCAACTGCACCGGCGCCTGGGCATCACCATCGTCTACGTGACCCACGACCAGGAAGAAGCCATGCGTCTGTCGCAACGCATCGCGATTTTCAGCCACGGCAAGATTGTCGGGCTGGGCAGTGGTTATGACCTTTATCAAAATCCGCCGAATGCGTTTGTTGCGTCGTTTCTGGGTAACTCGAACTTCCTCAAGCTCAAGGCGCAGAGCAATGCAGCGGCGAGTTTCGAGGGGCAGTCGTTGTCGATTCGGCTGACGGCTGGGCTGCACACTGATCAGGATGTTCTGTTGATGGTGCGGCCGGAAAAGGCTGTGGCGCTGAGTGTGCAGCAAGCGAGTGATGAGCCGCTCGCGGCGGGCTGGAATGAGGTGTCGGCGAATGTTGTGGAGGTGCTGTTTCTCGGTGAAAGCCAGACGTGCAGCGTGGTGACGGCGGGCGGGACGTCGATGACGGTAAAAGCACTGTCGGCCGCGGGCATGCCACTCAAGGCTGGGGATCCGGTGCGGGTGCGCTGGGCGACGGCGGATGCGTGTGTTTATACCGAGTGGACGGAGAGCGACCTGAACAAAGCAGCGGGTGCTCACTAA
- the map gene encoding type I methionyl aminopeptidase → MRNQIKLNTPADIEKSRAAGKLAAEVLAMLVPHVKAGVTTDELDRLCNDYIVNVQKAVPANVGYHGFPKTVCASVNDVVCHGIPSGTPLKDGDIVNLDIAVIKDGWFGDTSRMYVVGEASPEAQHLIKTTYDAMCAGIRAVKPGATLGDIGHAIQSLAEAEGFSVVREYCGHGIGKVYHDEPQILHYGFPNQGLKLKAGMIFTVEPMLNAGKRHVKNMPDGWTVLTKDGSLSAQWEHMVAVTESGFEVLTAWPDEVEGYSPIH, encoded by the coding sequence ATGAGAAACCAGATCAAGCTCAACACCCCCGCCGACATCGAAAAATCCCGCGCTGCCGGCAAACTCGCCGCCGAAGTGCTGGCGATGCTGGTGCCTCATGTGAAGGCCGGCGTGACCACCGATGAACTGGATCGGCTGTGCAACGACTACATCGTCAATGTGCAGAAAGCCGTGCCGGCCAACGTCGGGTATCACGGTTTTCCGAAAACCGTCTGCGCATCGGTCAATGACGTGGTGTGCCACGGGATTCCATCGGGTACGCCATTGAAGGATGGCGATATCGTCAACCTCGACATCGCCGTGATCAAGGACGGCTGGTTCGGTGATACCAGCCGCATGTATGTCGTGGGTGAGGCGAGCCCCGAGGCGCAGCACTTGATCAAGACCACTTACGATGCGATGTGCGCGGGCATTCGCGCAGTCAAACCGGGCGCAACGCTGGGGGATATCGGTCATGCGATCCAGAGCCTGGCGGAGGCGGAGGGCTTCAGTGTAGTGCGCGAGTACTGCGGTCACGGCATCGGCAAGGTCTATCACGATGAGCCGCAGATCCTGCATTACGGCTTCCCCAATCAAGGGCTGAAGCTCAAGGCCGGGATGATTTTCACCGTGGAACCGATGCTCAATGCCGGCAAACGCCATGTGAAGAACATGCCGGATGGCTGGACCGTGCTGACCAAGGATGGCTCGTTGTCGGCACAGTGGGAGCATATGGTGGCGGTGACGGAGAGCGGGTTTGAAGTGCTGACGGCTTGGCCGGATGAGGTTGAAGGGTATTCCCCGATTCATTGA
- a CDS encoding ParD-like family protein → MGIVKISEDMHENLRISSNALSRSINAQAEHWMRIGMLAELHPNLDHSAICRLLIRAEQNGGLDLQQLTQDVALA, encoded by the coding sequence ATGGGCATCGTAAAGATTTCAGAGGACATGCACGAGAACCTGCGTATCTCCAGCAACGCCCTCAGCCGCTCGATCAACGCGCAGGCCGAGCACTGGATGCGCATCGGCATGCTCGCCGAGCTGCATCCCAACCTCGACCACAGCGCCATTTGCCGCCTGCTGATCCGCGCCGAACAGAATGGTGGCCTGGATCTGCAACAACTGACACAGGACGTCGCCCTCGCATGA
- a CDS encoding ABC transporter substrate-binding protein, whose translation MLLPRVATLLTGLSLCALAQAAPTAYPLTIENCGSSLTFQHAPARTVTIGQAGTEMLYALGLGDKVVGTSLWFNDVLGSYKTQNDRIERLADNEPSFEAVIGKRPELVAVELEWMVGPQGAVGTREQFHELKIPTYLLPSDCEAKDNLVGSDGTRLAPFRIDSIFKSVSQLAAIFDVQARGEQLNQQLKASLAQSIATAKKQQRKDVSALVWFSSAEMDIEPFVAGHKGVPDFMLSILGVRNVVESDEEWPTVGWETIAKANPTFLVIARMDRRRFPADDYQKKLAFLHSDPVTRNMDAVKHNRIIILDAMAMQASLRTFDGLAQLASAINGYDLSQ comes from the coding sequence ATGCTGCTGCCCCGCGTTGCTACCCTGCTCACCGGTCTGAGCCTTTGCGCCCTGGCGCAAGCGGCGCCGACTGCGTATCCGCTGACCATCGAAAACTGCGGCAGCAGCCTGACCTTTCAGCACGCGCCCGCGCGTACGGTGACCATCGGCCAGGCCGGTACGGAAATGCTTTATGCCTTGGGCCTGGGCGACAAAGTCGTCGGCACCTCGTTGTGGTTCAACGACGTGCTGGGCAGCTACAAAACGCAGAATGACCGGATCGAGCGCCTCGCCGATAACGAACCGAGTTTCGAAGCGGTGATCGGCAAACGTCCGGAGCTGGTTGCGGTGGAGCTGGAATGGATGGTCGGCCCGCAAGGCGCGGTCGGCACTCGCGAGCAATTCCATGAACTGAAGATTCCCACCTACCTGCTGCCGTCTGATTGCGAAGCCAAGGACAACCTCGTCGGCTCGGACGGCACGCGGCTGGCGCCGTTTCGCATCGACAGCATCTTCAAAAGCGTGAGCCAACTGGCGGCGATTTTCGATGTGCAGGCGCGTGGCGAACAGCTCAATCAGCAGCTCAAAGCCAGCCTTGCGCAGTCGATCGCCACGGCGAAAAAACAGCAGCGCAAAGACGTCAGCGCCCTGGTCTGGTTCTCCAGCGCCGAGATGGACATCGAGCCGTTCGTGGCCGGCCACAAAGGTGTTCCCGATTTCATGCTCAGCATCCTCGGCGTGCGCAACGTCGTCGAGTCCGATGAAGAATGGCCGACCGTCGGCTGGGAAACCATCGCCAAGGCCAACCCGACGTTTCTGGTGATCGCGCGCATGGATCGTCGACGTTTCCCGGCGGACGACTATCAGAAGAAACTCGCCTTTCTGCACAGCGATCCGGTGACGCGCAACATGGACGCGGTCAAGCACAATCGCATCATCATCCTTGACGCCATGGCCATGCAGGCCAGCCTGCGCACCTTCGATGGCCTCGCACAACTGGCCAGCGCCATCAACGGCTACGACCTGTCGCAATGA
- a CDS encoding iron ABC transporter permease, which produces MSRRLIRLLLVLLTLSVALTGGVAIGETSIEPSVVLQVLANKLWGAGYVLDPIDEGIVWNYRLTRALVAAACGAGLATCGVILQSLLRNPLADPYLLGISAGASTGAVMVALLGVGAGAISLSAGAFAGAVTAFALVILLARVSGSASGTGQIILAGIAGSQLFNALTAFLITRSASSEQARGIMFWLLGNLGGVRWPSVWLAVPVALLGLVVCLWHRRALDAFTFGADSAASLGIPVRRVQILLIGCAALVTAVMVSIVGSIGFVGLVIPHAARLLLGTGHARLLPASALGGAVFLIAADVLSRTLIKGQVIPVGVITALVGAPVFALILVGRRSAR; this is translated from the coding sequence ATGAGCAGACGCCTGATCCGTTTGCTGCTGGTGCTGTTGACGCTGTCGGTTGCGCTGACCGGCGGCGTGGCCATTGGTGAGACTTCGATCGAGCCGAGCGTGGTGTTGCAGGTGCTGGCCAACAAGCTGTGGGGCGCCGGCTATGTGCTCGACCCGATCGACGAAGGCATTGTCTGGAACTATCGCCTGACCCGCGCGCTGGTCGCGGCGGCCTGCGGCGCCGGTCTGGCGACATGCGGGGTGATTTTGCAATCGCTGCTGCGCAATCCGTTGGCCGATCCGTATCTGCTGGGAATTTCCGCTGGCGCCTCGACCGGCGCGGTGATGGTCGCCCTGCTTGGGGTCGGCGCCGGGGCGATTTCATTGTCGGCGGGTGCCTTTGCCGGTGCGGTGACCGCGTTCGCGCTGGTGATCCTGTTGGCGCGGGTCAGCGGCTCGGCCAGCGGCACCGGGCAGATCATTCTGGCCGGGATCGCCGGCTCACAATTGTTCAATGCCCTCACCGCGTTTCTGATCACCCGCTCGGCCAGTTCGGAACAGGCACGCGGCATCATGTTCTGGCTGCTCGGCAATCTTGGCGGTGTGCGCTGGCCGTCGGTGTGGCTGGCGGTGCCGGTGGCGCTGCTGGGTTTGGTGGTGTGCCTGTGGCATCGCCGGGCGCTGGATGCGTTCACCTTTGGCGCGGATTCGGCGGCGTCCCTCGGCATTCCAGTGCGACGCGTGCAGATTCTGTTGATCGGTTGCGCCGCGCTGGTGACGGCGGTAATGGTGTCGATCGTCGGCTCGATCGGTTTTGTCGGTCTGGTGATTCCCCACGCCGCGCGGTTGTTGCTCGGCACGGGGCATGCGCGTCTGCTGCCCGCCAGTGCACTGGGCGGCGCGGTGTTTCTGATTGCCGCCGATGTGCTGTCGCGCACCCTGATCAAGGGTCAGGTGATTCCGGTCGGCGTGATCACCGCGCTGGTCGGCGCGCCGGTGTTCGCGCTGATTCTGGTAGGCCGGAGATCGGCGCGATGA